A part of Cervus elaphus chromosome 11, mCerEla1.1, whole genome shotgun sequence genomic DNA contains:
- the LOC122702505 gene encoding olfactory receptor 4A47-like, giving the protein MEKRNNVTEFVLLGLTQSNQGQKILFVLFLLIYTVTMVGNLLIVLTVVFSPTLGAPMYILLGYLSFMDAVYATTVNPNTFIDLLYEKKTISFQACMIQLFTEHFFGGAEILLLVVMAYDRYVAICKPLHYVTTMSQRVCVLLLLLAWVGGLLHAIVNIHFVYSLPFCGPNVIDHFMCDMYPLLKLACTDTHIIAVIVVANDGIICVVLFTLLLISYGVILHSLKNISQEGRRKALSTCGSHITVVLLFFVPCIFLYVRPPSILPIDKSLAVFYTIITPMVNPLIYTLRNSEIQNAMGKLWIRKRT; this is encoded by the coding sequence ATGGAAAAAAGGAATAATGTGACTGAGTTTGTCCTCTTGGGGCTCACTCAGAGCAACCAGGGtcagaaaatattatttgtattGTTCTTGCTCATTTACACTGTGACCATGGTGGGCAACCTACTCATTGTCCTGACTGTGGTGTTCAGCCCAACCCTGGGTGCCCCTATGTATATCCTTCTTGGCTACTTATCATTTATGGATGCTGTTTATGCTACTACAGTTAACCCAAACACATTTATAGACTTACTCTATGAGAAGAAAACCATTTCATTCCAAGCTTGCATGATTCAGCTCTTTACAGAGCATTTTTTTGGCGGTGCTGAGATTTTACTCCTGGtggtcatggcctatgaccgctacgtggccatctgcaaaccctTGCATTATGTGACAACCATGAGTCAGCGAGTGtgtgtcctgctgctgctgttggctTGGGTTGGTGGACTGTTACACGCTATAGTTAACATTCACTTTGTCTACAGCCTTCCCTTCTGTGGCCCCAATGTTATTGACCACTTCATGTGTGACATGTACCCTTTGTTAAAACTGGCCTGCACTGACACCCACATTATTGCTGTCATAGTGGTTGCCAATGATGGCATAATCTGTGTGGTCCTCTTCACCCTCTTACTCATCTCCTATGGGGTCATTCTGCACTCCCTGAAGAATATTAGTCAGGAAGGCAGGCGCAAAGCCTTGTCCACCTGCGGCTCCCACATCACTGTGGTGCTCCTCTTCTTTGTGCCCTGTATATTTCTGTATGTGAGACCTCCTTCCATCTTACCCATTGATAAGTCCTTGGCTGTGTTTTATACCATTATCACCCCTATGGTGAACCCTCTAATCTATACTCTGAGAAACAGTGAGATTCAAAATGCCATGGGAAAGCTCTGGATCAGAAAAAGAACATGA